The following DNA comes from Tumebacillus amylolyticus.
GGCCTCGTCTATGCTCGCGGATTCATCAAGAGCTATGCCGAATACTTGGGGATGAACGGACAGGAGCTTCTCGAGCGTCATAACCTCATTCAAACGTCGTCCGAGACAGCCCCCGTCGAATCCTTGCGACGTGCGGCCAAGAAATCGTCGACGGTCGAAGTGTCGAAGTCGTCGATTGGCAATTCGCGTCTGTTGCCGCAGATCGTGGCAGGCGTGGGCGTGCTGGCCGTGTTGGTGGCGGCGTATGTGTTGCTCGTGAAAAACGAAAGCCCGAAAGACACCGGGCAAGCGCAAACCCAAGCGACGGCGAATGCGCAAGACGTTACCCCCACGACGCAAGCCACTCCGACTCCGACTCCCGCACCGACCCCGGCGCCTCAACCGCAGCCCGAACCACCGAAACCGCAGGCGACCGTAACGCAGTCTGCCAAGGAAAGCAACCGCACGCTCTATGCGGTGGGCAATACTGACAACTTGTCTCTCGTGCTGACCGCGCAAGACAATTGTTGGATACAGGTGACGGCTGACGGCAAAGTGGTGGAGACCGGCATCGTCAAAGTGGGGGAGAGCCGTACGTGGACCGCGACGAAGGATATCGCCGTCCTCACCGGCAAGTCGAAGTTCATCACGCTCAAGATGAACGACCTGCCCGTCTCATTCGAACCGCAATTGCGCGGCTACACCTACGAGTTTCAGAAAAAATAAGCGCAACACACGAAGGTCAGGCCTCGGGCTCGTCTCGAGGCCGGGGCCTTTTTTCATGCATCCGATTTGGGGTCATCGGGACGTCGTAAGGTGCCAAAGTACCGAACTCCCCAATGAATTCCCAAAGAAGCGGTCTCTTCCGCAATCGTATCGAGAAGCAAGCCAAGACCTGACTTGTCCATGGTCTTGAAGATCGTTTCCAACGTATGGAACTCCTCCATCCCGACGACGACATAATCATCCTGTGCCAGATGCTCCAGCCAGAGTGCTCCCGGTGCATCTTGCCACAGTTCGCCATACGTCAGGCGGTACAACTCTCCAAGGTCTAAGGGTTGGCGAAGCGATTCGAAGTACATTGTCAATTGATAGAGGGCCCGTGCGAGCCGAAGTTCGCGTTTGCCGTTCATGCTCTGCCTCCTTCGAGAAGGGTTTTGAAGAGAATTTCAGATTCGGCGTGCAATGTTGCAAGTAAGAAACAGTGCTGGACCCGATAGCCGCGTTCCATATAGGCAATCGTGAAGTCCACGCTGTTTTTTTGTTGTTCAATGACGCGAACACTGTGGCGGCGCAAGAGACGCTTGTGTTCGGCGATTCGTGTGAGTAGCAGACCGTGCAAATTTTGCAGTCGTTCGATCAAACAAGATGACAACCCCAGGGGAGCGGACGCCAACAGGGCTAGATCAGCCTCGATCTGCTGACGCAACAGGTGCATGATCAGAACGGTCTTGACGACGCCAAGTGATGGGAATGATTCCGCCATCCCGCTTCCCTCCAAATTCAGACTCTTTGCAAGTGGGAACGAACGTTCTCAGAACAATTGTTCCCCAGTACATTTGTTCGTATTCTAAACCCGAACGTGTATTCGTGTAAAGAGCTATTTTGCAGGAAACACGTGGCACTGGTATAATGAGTGACAATACATAAGCAACAACAGACAGGAGGAGATATCGATGGCGAAGGACCCGTCCTTTGATATCGTCAGCGAGATCAACATGCAAGAAATGGACAACGCGGTGAACCAAGCGGTCAAGGAAATGATCGGCCGCTTTGATTTTAAAAACAGCAAGAGTTCCATTGAGCTGGGCGAGAAAGACATCACAATCGCAAGCGACGACGACTTCAAATTGAAGTCGGTGATCGACATCTTGGAAACCAAGATGATCAAGCGCGGCATCTCCTTGAAGTCGCTCGACTTCGGGAAAATCGAACCGGCGTCGGGCGGTACCGTGCGCCAAGTGGCGAAACTCAAGCAGGGCCTCGACCAAGACAACGCCAAGAAGATCATCAAACTCATCAAGGACTCCAAACTCAAAGTCCAAGCGTCCGTTCAAGGCGATCAAGTGCGCGTCACCGGCAAGAGCCGCGACGATCTGCAAGCTGTGATCCAACTGGTTCGAAACAGCGACTTGCCGATTGATCTGCAATTCACCAACTATCGCTGAGCAACACAAACAGGGCCCCGTCGACGGGGGACCCTGTTTGTTTTTTGACACCCATTCTTACATGGTTTATACTATTGACAGCATGTCTTAATAGGTCAGCGCCAGTAGGCGATAGATGGAGGATACAGCACTGTGACGCAAAAAACTGTACAAAAGATCCACTTTGTAACTCTTGGTTGTGAAAAAAATCTCGTAGACTCTGAAGTCATGATGGGGATTGTCCAAGGTCAGGACTACACGATTGTTGAAAACGCAGAAGACGCAGACGTCGTGGTCGTCAACACCTGTGGTTTTATCGACGATGCGAAGGCGGAGTCGGTTGAAACGATCTTGCAAATGGCGAACCTCAAAGAAACCGCCAACGTCAAATCCGTTCTCGTAGCAGGTTGCATGGCGCAGCGCTACAAAGACGAGTTGATGACGGAAATTCCGGAGAT
Coding sequences within:
- a CDS encoding RodZ domain-containing protein produces the protein MQELGTEIKQAREQKGLTLEQVQQDTKIRTRYLEAIEQGDLSALPGLVYARGFIKSYAEYLGMNGQELLERHNLIQTSSETAPVESLRRAAKKSSTVEVSKSSIGNSRLLPQIVAGVGVLAVLVAAYVLLVKNESPKDTGQAQTQATANAQDVTPTTQATPTPTPAPTPAPQPQPEPPKPQATVTQSAKESNRTLYAVGNTDNLSLVLTAQDNCWIQVTADGKVVETGIVKVGESRTWTATKDIAVLTGKSKFITLKMNDLPVSFEPQLRGYTYEFQKK
- a CDS encoding YajQ family cyclic di-GMP-binding protein, whose translation is MAKDPSFDIVSEINMQEMDNAVNQAVKEMIGRFDFKNSKSSIELGEKDITIASDDDFKLKSVIDILETKMIKRGISLKSLDFGKIEPASGGTVRQVAKLKQGLDQDNAKKIIKLIKDSKLKVQASVQGDQVRVTGKSRDDLQAVIQLVRNSDLPIDLQFTNYR